The Malus domestica chromosome 13, GDT2T_hap1 genome includes a window with the following:
- the LOC139190641 gene encoding putative clathrin assembly protein At2g01600 isoform X1: MGTLQTWRKAYGALKDSTKVGLAHVNSDYADLDVAIVKATNHVECPPKERHLRKILIATSSMRPRADVAYCIHALSRRLSKTHNWTVALKTLIVIHRTLREGDPTFREELLNFSQRGRILQLSNFKDESSPIAWDCSAWVRTYALFLEERLECFRVLKYDIEAERLPRPAQGQEKGYSRTRELDSEELLEQLPALQQLLYRLIGCRPEGAASINYVIQYALALVLKESFKIYCSINDGIINLVDKFFEMPRHEAVKALDVYKRAGQQAAGLSDFYDVCKGLELARNFQFPVLREPPQSFLITMEEYISEAPRAVTVPNETLLLTYRPEEPSEDAKLSGDESEPPALDIVPVSNVEAEAPLPPPPPPPQSSMATGDLLGLDYSAADVSAIEDRNALALAIITSEADAAPTFNSGAAQANGFDPTGWELALVSTPSTDISAPNERQLAGGLDSLTLNSLYDEGAYRASQQPVYGAPAPNPFEVQDPFAFSNNIAPPPAVQIASMAQQQSNPFGPFQPTYQQPQPNVMMGATNPFGDTTGFGTFPASPAPHPQSSNPFGSTGLL, encoded by the exons ATGGGGACGCTTCAGACGTGGAGGAAAGCCTACGGCGCTCTCAAAGACTCCACCAAAGTCGGCCTTGCCCACGTCAACAGCGATTACGCG GATTTGGATGTTGCGATAGTCAAAGCCACCAACCACGTCGAGTGCCCGCCCAAAGAGAGACACCTCAGAA AGATTCTGATTGCCACATCGTCAATGCGACCGCGGGCGGATGTTGCTTATTGCATTCATGCTCTTTCAAGAAGATTAAGCAAGACCCATAATTGGACG GTAGCTTTAAAAACATTGATAGTCATCCATAGGACCTTGAGGGAGGGCGATCCTACTTTCAGAGAAGAACTTCTAAATTTCTCGCAGAGGGGACGAATTCTCCAGCTTTCTAATTTCAAAGACGAATCCAGCCCCATTG CTTGGGATTGCTCTGCCTGGGTGCGTACTTATGCATTGTTTTTGGAGGAACGGCTCGAATGCTTTAGGGTTCTGAAGTATGACATTGAAGCTGAACGTCTTCCAAGGCCTGCCCAGGGCCAGGAGAAG GGATATAGTAGAACCCGAGAACTGGATAGTGAAGAACTGTTGGAGCAATTGCCTGCCTTACAGCAGCTTCTGTATCGTCTTATTGGTTGCCGG CCAGAAGGAGCAGCTTCCATCAATTACGTTATACAGTATGCTCTGGCCCTG GTATTGAAAGAGAGCTTTAAAATTTATTGTTCCATTAATGATGGAATCATAAATCTTGTTGATAAG TTTTTTGAGATGCCAAGACATGAAGCAGTTAAAGCCCTTGATGTCTATAAACGAGCTGGTCAGCAG GCTGCAGGTCTTTCTGATTTTTATGATGTTTGCAAAGGATTGGAACTTGCTAGGAATTTCCAGTTTCCAGTCTTGAGAGAG CCTCCGCAATCCTTCCTCATAACGATGGAAGAGTATATAAGTGAGGCACCTCGGGCTGTAACTGTTCCAAATGAGACATTG CTTTTGACATATAGACCAGAAGAACCCTCAGAAGACGCAAAGTTATCCGGTGATGAATCTGAGCCACCAGCTTTAGACATTGTGCCTGTGTCTAATGTTGAGGCGGAAGCTCCTCTGCCACcgccacctccacctcctcaAAGTAGCATGGCCACTGGAGATTTACTG GGATTGGATTATAGCGCAGCTGATGTATCTGCGATTGAGGACAGAAATGCTTTAGCTCTAGCTATAATTACATCTGAAGCTG ATGCAGCCCCAACATTCAATTCTGGTGCAGCCCAAGCAAATGGTTTTGATCCTACTGGATGGGAACTTGCCCTGGTCTCCACTCCAAGTACCGACATTTCAGCACCTAATGAGAGGCAATTG GCTGGTGGGTTAGACTCACTTACTCTGAACAGCTTATACGATGAAGGAGCGTATAGGGCGTCTCAGCAGCCTGTCTATGGAGCTCCAGCCCCAAATCCATTTGAGGTCCAAGACCCATTTGCTTTTTCAAACAATATTGCTCCCCCACCCGCAGTTCAAATCGCGTCAATGGCCCAGCAGCAGTCCAACCCCTTTGGTCCTTTCCAACCTACCTACCAGCAGCCACAGCCGAATGTGATGATGGGTGCAACAAATCCTTTCGGGGATACTACTGGGTTTGGGACATTTCCTGCAAGTCCTGCTCCACATCCGCAATCTAGCAATCCATTTGGAAGCACTGGCCTTCTGTGA
- the LOC139190641 gene encoding putative clathrin assembly protein At2g01600 isoform X2 has translation MGTLQTWRKAYGALKDSTKVGLAHVNSDYADLDVAIVKATNHVECPPKERHLRKILIATSSMRPRADVAYCIHALSRRLSKTHNWTVALKTLIVIHRTLREGDPTFREELLNFSQRGRILQLSNFKDESSPIAWDCSAWVRTYALFLEERLECFRVLKYDIEAERLPRPAQGQEKGYSRTRELDSEELLEQLPALQQLLYRLIGCRPEGAASINYVIQYALALVLKESFKIYCSINDGIINLVDKFFEMPRHEAVKALDVYKRAGQQAAGLSDFYDVCKGLELARNFQFPVLREPPQSFLITMEEYISEAPRAVTVPNETLLLTYRPEEPSEDAKLSGDESEPPALDIVPVSNVEAEAPLPPPPPPPQSSMATGDLLGLDYSAADVSAIEDRNALALAIITSDAAPTFNSGAAQANGFDPTGWELALVSTPSTDISAPNERQLAGGLDSLTLNSLYDEGAYRASQQPVYGAPAPNPFEVQDPFAFSNNIAPPPAVQIASMAQQQSNPFGPFQPTYQQPQPNVMMGATNPFGDTTGFGTFPASPAPHPQSSNPFGSTGLL, from the exons ATGGGGACGCTTCAGACGTGGAGGAAAGCCTACGGCGCTCTCAAAGACTCCACCAAAGTCGGCCTTGCCCACGTCAACAGCGATTACGCG GATTTGGATGTTGCGATAGTCAAAGCCACCAACCACGTCGAGTGCCCGCCCAAAGAGAGACACCTCAGAA AGATTCTGATTGCCACATCGTCAATGCGACCGCGGGCGGATGTTGCTTATTGCATTCATGCTCTTTCAAGAAGATTAAGCAAGACCCATAATTGGACG GTAGCTTTAAAAACATTGATAGTCATCCATAGGACCTTGAGGGAGGGCGATCCTACTTTCAGAGAAGAACTTCTAAATTTCTCGCAGAGGGGACGAATTCTCCAGCTTTCTAATTTCAAAGACGAATCCAGCCCCATTG CTTGGGATTGCTCTGCCTGGGTGCGTACTTATGCATTGTTTTTGGAGGAACGGCTCGAATGCTTTAGGGTTCTGAAGTATGACATTGAAGCTGAACGTCTTCCAAGGCCTGCCCAGGGCCAGGAGAAG GGATATAGTAGAACCCGAGAACTGGATAGTGAAGAACTGTTGGAGCAATTGCCTGCCTTACAGCAGCTTCTGTATCGTCTTATTGGTTGCCGG CCAGAAGGAGCAGCTTCCATCAATTACGTTATACAGTATGCTCTGGCCCTG GTATTGAAAGAGAGCTTTAAAATTTATTGTTCCATTAATGATGGAATCATAAATCTTGTTGATAAG TTTTTTGAGATGCCAAGACATGAAGCAGTTAAAGCCCTTGATGTCTATAAACGAGCTGGTCAGCAG GCTGCAGGTCTTTCTGATTTTTATGATGTTTGCAAAGGATTGGAACTTGCTAGGAATTTCCAGTTTCCAGTCTTGAGAGAG CCTCCGCAATCCTTCCTCATAACGATGGAAGAGTATATAAGTGAGGCACCTCGGGCTGTAACTGTTCCAAATGAGACATTG CTTTTGACATATAGACCAGAAGAACCCTCAGAAGACGCAAAGTTATCCGGTGATGAATCTGAGCCACCAGCTTTAGACATTGTGCCTGTGTCTAATGTTGAGGCGGAAGCTCCTCTGCCACcgccacctccacctcctcaAAGTAGCATGGCCACTGGAGATTTACTG GGATTGGATTATAGCGCAGCTGATGTATCTGCGATTGAGGACAGAAATGCTTTAGCTCTAGCTATAATTACATCTGA TGCAGCCCCAACATTCAATTCTGGTGCAGCCCAAGCAAATGGTTTTGATCCTACTGGATGGGAACTTGCCCTGGTCTCCACTCCAAGTACCGACATTTCAGCACCTAATGAGAGGCAATTG GCTGGTGGGTTAGACTCACTTACTCTGAACAGCTTATACGATGAAGGAGCGTATAGGGCGTCTCAGCAGCCTGTCTATGGAGCTCCAGCCCCAAATCCATTTGAGGTCCAAGACCCATTTGCTTTTTCAAACAATATTGCTCCCCCACCCGCAGTTCAAATCGCGTCAATGGCCCAGCAGCAGTCCAACCCCTTTGGTCCTTTCCAACCTACCTACCAGCAGCCACAGCCGAATGTGATGATGGGTGCAACAAATCCTTTCGGGGATACTACTGGGTTTGGGACATTTCCTGCAAGTCCTGCTCCACATCCGCAATCTAGCAATCCATTTGGAAGCACTGGCCTTCTGTGA
- the LOC139190641 gene encoding putative clathrin assembly protein At2g01600 isoform X3: MRPRADVAYCIHALSRRLSKTHNWTVALKTLIVIHRTLREGDPTFREELLNFSQRGRILQLSNFKDESSPIAWDCSAWVRTYALFLEERLECFRVLKYDIEAERLPRPAQGQEKGYSRTRELDSEELLEQLPALQQLLYRLIGCRPEGAASINYVIQYALALVLKESFKIYCSINDGIINLVDKFFEMPRHEAVKALDVYKRAGQQAAGLSDFYDVCKGLELARNFQFPVLREPPQSFLITMEEYISEAPRAVTVPNETLLLTYRPEEPSEDAKLSGDESEPPALDIVPVSNVEAEAPLPPPPPPPQSSMATGDLLGLDYSAADVSAIEDRNALALAIITSEADAAPTFNSGAAQANGFDPTGWELALVSTPSTDISAPNERQLAGGLDSLTLNSLYDEGAYRASQQPVYGAPAPNPFEVQDPFAFSNNIAPPPAVQIASMAQQQSNPFGPFQPTYQQPQPNVMMGATNPFGDTTGFGTFPASPAPHPQSSNPFGSTGLL, translated from the exons ATGCGACCGCGGGCGGATGTTGCTTATTGCATTCATGCTCTTTCAAGAAGATTAAGCAAGACCCATAATTGGACG GTAGCTTTAAAAACATTGATAGTCATCCATAGGACCTTGAGGGAGGGCGATCCTACTTTCAGAGAAGAACTTCTAAATTTCTCGCAGAGGGGACGAATTCTCCAGCTTTCTAATTTCAAAGACGAATCCAGCCCCATTG CTTGGGATTGCTCTGCCTGGGTGCGTACTTATGCATTGTTTTTGGAGGAACGGCTCGAATGCTTTAGGGTTCTGAAGTATGACATTGAAGCTGAACGTCTTCCAAGGCCTGCCCAGGGCCAGGAGAAG GGATATAGTAGAACCCGAGAACTGGATAGTGAAGAACTGTTGGAGCAATTGCCTGCCTTACAGCAGCTTCTGTATCGTCTTATTGGTTGCCGG CCAGAAGGAGCAGCTTCCATCAATTACGTTATACAGTATGCTCTGGCCCTG GTATTGAAAGAGAGCTTTAAAATTTATTGTTCCATTAATGATGGAATCATAAATCTTGTTGATAAG TTTTTTGAGATGCCAAGACATGAAGCAGTTAAAGCCCTTGATGTCTATAAACGAGCTGGTCAGCAG GCTGCAGGTCTTTCTGATTTTTATGATGTTTGCAAAGGATTGGAACTTGCTAGGAATTTCCAGTTTCCAGTCTTGAGAGAG CCTCCGCAATCCTTCCTCATAACGATGGAAGAGTATATAAGTGAGGCACCTCGGGCTGTAACTGTTCCAAATGAGACATTG CTTTTGACATATAGACCAGAAGAACCCTCAGAAGACGCAAAGTTATCCGGTGATGAATCTGAGCCACCAGCTTTAGACATTGTGCCTGTGTCTAATGTTGAGGCGGAAGCTCCTCTGCCACcgccacctccacctcctcaAAGTAGCATGGCCACTGGAGATTTACTG GGATTGGATTATAGCGCAGCTGATGTATCTGCGATTGAGGACAGAAATGCTTTAGCTCTAGCTATAATTACATCTGAAGCTG ATGCAGCCCCAACATTCAATTCTGGTGCAGCCCAAGCAAATGGTTTTGATCCTACTGGATGGGAACTTGCCCTGGTCTCCACTCCAAGTACCGACATTTCAGCACCTAATGAGAGGCAATTG GCTGGTGGGTTAGACTCACTTACTCTGAACAGCTTATACGATGAAGGAGCGTATAGGGCGTCTCAGCAGCCTGTCTATGGAGCTCCAGCCCCAAATCCATTTGAGGTCCAAGACCCATTTGCTTTTTCAAACAATATTGCTCCCCCACCCGCAGTTCAAATCGCGTCAATGGCCCAGCAGCAGTCCAACCCCTTTGGTCCTTTCCAACCTACCTACCAGCAGCCACAGCCGAATGTGATGATGGGTGCAACAAATCCTTTCGGGGATACTACTGGGTTTGGGACATTTCCTGCAAGTCCTGCTCCACATCCGCAATCTAGCAATCCATTTGGAAGCACTGGCCTTCTGTGA
- the LOC103451561 gene encoding probable NAD(P)H dehydrogenase subunit CRR3, chloroplastic, translating into MCSLSSCLSLTKNLAHASLSSDKNDSPPPPPPPSLQANTTKPPLPSRNNTPTILRKKQQNQLQRKPRQPSVIEIERAIGGGRFRDANPKDLEEQKNAKFDMSMMNFASKFEGPVEKKLREAGEWVTDKTEKSFRLNGKNVLKFVFFWLLPIWSFSLLVAAGAIKLNSPLLDDLIM; encoded by the exons ATGTGTAGCTTATCCTCTTGCCTTTCCCTAACCAAAAACCTTGCCCATGCTTCTCTTTCCAGCGACAAAAACGATTCACCGCCGCCACCACCGCCGCCATCTCTCCAAGCCAATACCACCAAACCTCCTCTTCCCAGCAGAAACAATACACCAACTATTCTAAGAAAGAAGCAGCAAAACCAGCTACAACGCAAGCCGAGGCAGCCTTCTGTCATAGAAATCGAACGAGCTATTGGCGGCGGAAGGTTCCGCGATGCAAACCCAAA GGACTTGGAAGAACAGAAGAATGCGAAATTCGACATGTCTATGATGAACTTTGCTAGCAAGTTTGAAGGGCCGGTGGAGAAGAAGCTCCGCGAGGCCGGAGAGTGGGTGACCGATAAAACTGAAAAGAGTTTCCGTTTAAATG GCAAAAACGTTCTCAAGTTTGTGTTCTTCTGGTTACTACCAATCTGGAGTTTCTCACTCTTAGTGGCCGCTGGGGCCATCAAGCTCAACTCTCCACTTCTTGATGACCTCATCATGTAA
- the LOC103451563 gene encoding uncharacterized protein: MEEDQAAAFESIGNGDHYDAASTAVNDYSTHHTTTNNDHGWQKVTAKRPRKKKESNAETINNQNKLVPGVANANGNGVFRSLEKQSEDRRRRILEAQRANVDLDDVAPARSKLRSDDEDGDNSDDEAAAQNVKTEEAKKSKPKKPKKPKVTVAEAAAKIDETNDLEAFLIDISASYESKEDIQLMRFADYFGRAFSAVSASQFPWVKMFKESSVAKLADIPLSHISETVYKTSVDWINQRSIEALGSFILWSLESILADLASQVSGTKGKKAVQNVSSKSQVAIFVVVAMVLRRRPDVLISILPALRENSKYQGQDKLPVTIWMIVQASQGDLAVALHAWARNVLPLVCGKSSNPQSRDLVLQLVERILSMPKARTILVNSAVRKGERLVPPSALEILMGVTFPAHSARVKATERFEAIYPTLKAVALAGAPGSKAMKQVSQQMLSFAVKAAGESIPELSDEAAGIFIWCLTQHADCFKQWDKVYEENLEASVAVLKKLSNQWKEHSANLSPFDPMREALKSFSRKNEKALAGEAEDARQEKLNKEADKYCKTLLGKISRGSGCKKTVALAVVALAVGAAVMSPNVESWESELKKLTATVSLTISSFFE, encoded by the exons ATGGAAGAAGATCAAGCTGCAGCTTTCGAATCAATCGGGAACGGCGACCATTACGACGCCGCATCCACCGCCGTCAATGATTACAGTACCCATCATACCACCACCAACAACGACCACGGTTGGCAGAAGGTCACCGCGAAGCgcccgaggaagaagaaggaatcgAACGCGGAAACAATTAACAATCAGAACAAGCTGGTCCCCGGCGTCGCGAACGCCAACGGAAACGGCGTTTTCCGATCGCTGGAGAAACAGTCGGAGGACCGGCGCCGGCGGATTCTCGAAGCTCAGAGGGCCAATGTCGACCTTGACGATGTTGCTCCGGCGAGATCGAAGCTCAGGTCTGACGACGAGGATGGGGATAATAGCGATGACGAAGCTGCGGCGCAGAACGTGAAGACCGAGGAGGCGAAGAAATCCAAGCCTAAGAAGCCGAAGAAGCCTAAGGTCACGGTGGCTGAGGCGGCCGCTAAGATCGACGAGACAAACGATCTCGAGGCATTCCTCATTGACATTTCG GCTTCATACGAGTCGAAGGAGGACATACAGCTGATGCGTTTTGCGGACTATTTCGGCCGCGCATTCTCTGCGGTGTCTGCCTCTCAGTTTCCATGGGTGAAGATGTTCAAGGAGTCATCGGTGGCCAAGCTTGCCGAT ATCCCCCTTTCTCATATTTCTGAAACTGTTTATAAGACATCAGTTGACTGGATCAACCAGCGTTCCATTGAGGCCCTTGGGTCTTTTATATTATGGTCCTTAGAAAGCATTCTTGCAGACCTAGCGAGCCAAGTTTCTGGCACGAAGGGCAAGAAGGCTGTGCAGAATGTGTCTTCAAAATCTCAG GTTGCAATATTTGTGGTTGTAGCAATGGTATTGCGTAGAAGACCCGATGTCTTGATTAGTATATTGCCAGCACTGAGAgaaaattcaaagtatcaagGACAAGATAAGCTTCCAGTAACTATATGGATGATAGTTCAA GCTAGTCAAGGGGACCTCGCTGTTGCGTTGCATGCATGGGCACGCAATGTGTTGCCTTTAGTCTGTGGAAAAAGTAGTAATCCACAGTCCCGAGACCTTGTTTTGCAGCTAGTGGAGAG AATTCTGTCTATGCCCAAAGCTCGTACTATTTTAGTAAATAGTGCTGTTAGGAAGGGGGAGCGTTTGGTGCCACCTTCTGCATTGGAGATACTTATGGGAGTTACCTTTCCTGCACATTCAGCTAGAGTAAAG GCCACCGAAAGGTTTGAGGCTATATATCCAACCCTAAAAGCGGTCGCTCTAGCTGGCGCCCCTggaagcaaagcaatgaaacaAGTTTCACAGCAGATGTTGAGTTTTGCTGTCAAAGCTGCAGGAGAAA GTATACCAGAGCTATCCGATGAAGCAGCTGGAATTTTCATTTGGTGTTTGACCCAACATGCTGATTGCTTTAAGCAGTGG GACAAGGTTTATGAGGAAAACTTAGAAGCGAGTGTTGCTGTTCTGAAGAAACTTTCTAACCAATGGAAAGAACATTCTGCAAATCTGTCTCCTTTTGATCCTATGAGGGAAGCTCTTAAAAGTTTTAGTCGCAag AATGAGAAGGCATTGGCTGGTGAGGCAGAGGATGCACGCCAAGAAAAGCTCAACAAGGAAGCAGACAAGTATTGTAAGACATTATTGGGGAAGATATCACGGGGAAGCGGGTGCAAGAAAACTGTGGCCCTTGCTGTTGTTGCCTTGGCTGTTGGTGCTGCTGTCATGTCCCCAAACGTAGAGTCTTGGGAATCGGAGTTGAAAAAACTAACAGCGACTGTCAGCTTGACTATCAGCTCTTTCTTCGAATGA
- the LOC139190421 gene encoding uncharacterized protein, with the protein MAHANLMNNYFNPNSVYTEEDFKRRFRMRHHVFERLLGDVQQVNPYFRQKRDRAGRPGFSPHQKVTVALRMMAYGSSVDSMDETHRSLDCMHWDWKNCPTGWQRGFSGRSRKPTVVLEAVASYDTWIWHAFFGVPGSQNNITIFGRSPLFNNLTKGKAPQLDYYINGREYSMGYYLADGIYPKWATLVQAIPNPRNDAEKLLPYTKRHTRKMLRELSVFYKHGGRSSANRQEGGVEKI; encoded by the exons atggcgcatgccaatctgatgaacaactacttcaaccccaactcggtgtacacagaagaggatttcaaaCGTCGCTTCCGGATGAGGCATCATGTCTTCGAGCGTTTACTTGGTGATGTTCAGcaggtcaatccatactttcgacAGAAGCGGGACAGAGCAGGCCGccctggtttctcacctcatcagaaggttactGTTGCACTCCGAATGATGGCCTATGGCTCCTCAGTTGattcgatggatgaaacccATA ggtcattagactgcatgcattgggattggaagaactgtcccacCGGATGGCAAAGAGGCTTTAGcggaaggtcgagaaagccaactgttgtgttagaggcagtcgcctcatatgacacatggatctggcatgctttctttggagtccctggaTCCCAAAATAACATTACAATTTTTGGGCGTTCACCCCTCTTCAATAACTTGACGAAAGGTAaagcacctcaacttgactactacatcaacggcCGTGAATATAgtatggggtattacttggcagatggcatctacccaaagtgggcgacacttgtccaagcaattccaaaccctaggaatgaCGCAGAAAAGTtgttaccttacaccaagaggcataccaGAAAGATGTTAAGAGAGCTttcggtattctacaagcacggtggaagatcatcagcgaaccggcaagagggtggagtcgagaaaatttga
- the LOC114820341 gene encoding DELLA protein GAIP-B: protein MKGEHQIHQLNQYPLPQQHPDPSMASASAGGGFGKAKMWEDESQRMDGGMDELLAVLGYKVRSSDMADVAQKLEQLEEFMGCAQEDGLSQLASDTVHYNPSDLSTWLETMISEINVPPPNFDPLMGGAVAGIQLSQQQVQLVDDPFLAPAESSITTVDFPDHRKSKSMSTSPTQNVFEDCNSSSSYYDFKSIPGNAVFTKTRLDSSSREPKRLKSSSGSSPSDLLFNRPAASSLPQPQQPISLPAPAESSSTRPALLVDSQENGVRLVHGLMACAEAVQQNNFNLAKALVTQIGYLAGSQAGAMRKVATFFAEALAHRIFRVYPQPPIDHSFSDMLQMHFYETCPYLKFAHFTANQAILESLHGKTRVHVIDFSMNQGMQWPALMQALALRPGGPPAFRLTGIGPPASDNSDHLQEVGWKLAQLAETIHVEFEYRGFVANSLADLDASMLELRPSEAESVAVNSVFELHKLLARPGAIEKVLSVVKQMKPEILTVVEQEANHNGPVFMDRFNESLHYYSTLFDSLEGSANSQDKVMSEVYLGKQICNVVACEGLDRVERHETLTQWRARFDSADFVPVHLGSNAFKQASMLLALFAGGDGYRVEENDGCLMLGWHTRPLIATSAWKPSSNSVIAH from the coding sequence ATGAAAGGGGAGCATCAGATTCATCAGCTGAATCAGTATCCGCTGCCGCAGCAGCATCCAGACCCGTCCATGGCTTCCGCCTCCGCCGGGGGTGGCTTCGGCAAGGCCAAGATGTGGGAGGACGAATCCCAGAGAATGGACGGCGGGATGGACGAGCTTCTGGCGGTGTTGGGGTACAAGGTTCGGTCTTCGGACATGGCGGATGTTGCTCAGAAGCTTGAGCAGCTTGAAGAATTTATGGGTTGTGCTCAGGAAGATGGACTCTCTCAGCTCGCTTCTGACACCGTTCACTATAACCCGTCGGATCTGTCGACGTGGCTCGAGACCATGATCTCCGAGATTAACGTCCCGCCGCCTAATTTCGATCCTTTAATGGGCGGCGCCGTCGCTGGGATACAGCTTAGTCAGCAGCAAGTCCAGCTCGTTGACGACCCCTTTTTAGCTCCGGCGGAGTCGTCCATCACCACTGTCGATTTCCCAGATCATCGGAAGAGCAAATCCATGAGCACATCACCCACCCAAAATGTATTCGAAGACTGCAACTCTTCTTCCAGCTACTACGACTTCAAATCCATCCCCGGAAACGCCGTGTTCACCAAAACCCGCCTCGATTCTTCCTCGCGGGAGCCCAAGCGTCTCAAATCCTCATCCGGGTCTTCTCCCTCTGACCTCCTCTTCAACCGCCCCGCCGCCTCCTCCCTTCCACAACCACAACAACCCATCTCCCTCCCCGCCCCCGCCGAGTCATCATCAACCCGCCCAGCCCTCCTGGTTGACTCCCAGGAAAACGGAGTCCGACTCGTCCACGGCCTCATGGCCTGCGCGGAAGCCGTCCAGCAGAACAATTTCAACCTTGCCAAAGCCCTGGTGACCCAGATCGGCTACCTGGCAGGTTCACAAGCAGGTGCCATGCGTAAAGTCGCCACCTTCTTCGCCGAAGCCCTGGCCCATCGAATCTTCAGAGTCTACCCTCAGCCGCCGATCGACCACTCCTTCTCCGACATGCTGCAGATGCACTTCTACGAGACCTGCCCCTACCTGAAATTCGCCCACTTCACCGCCAATCAAGCCATCCTCGAATCCCTACACGGCAAAACCAGAGTCCACGTCATCGATTTCTCCATGAACCAGGGGATGCAGTGGCCCGCTCTGATGCAGGCGTTGGCGCTCCGACCCGGCGGCCCGCCCGCTTTTCGGCTCACGGGTATAGGGCCGCCGGCTTCGGATAACTCCGACCACCTTCAGGAAGTGGGATGGAAACTCGCCCAATTGGCTGAAACCATCCACGTTGAGTTTGAATACAGAGGATTTGTGGCAAACAGCTTGGCCGATCTGGACGCGTCGATGCTCGAACTCAGACCGAGTGAGGCTGAATCTGTGGCGGTCAACTCAGTCTTCGAGTTGCACAAGCTGCTAGCCCGACCCGGCGCGATTGAGAAGGTGCTATCAGTGGTGAAGCAAATGAAGCCGGAGATCCTGACCGTGGTGGAGCAGGAGGCGAACCACAACGGTCCTGTTTTTATGGACCGGTTCAACGAGTCGCTCCACTACTACTCGACCCTGTTTGACTCGCTGGAGGGGTCGGCGAACAGCCAGGATAAGGTGATGTCGGAGGTTTACTTGGGGAAGCAAATCTGCAACGTGGTGGCGTGCGAAGGGTTGGACCGGGTGGAGAGGCACGAGACGTTGACCCAGTGGAGAGCCCGGTTCGACTCGGCAGATTTCGTCCCCGTTCATCTCGGGTCGAACGCGTTCAAGCAAGCGAGTATGCTGCTGGCGTTGTTTGCCGGCGGAGATGGATATCGGGTGGAGGAGAACGACGGGTGTCTGATGTTGGGCTGGCACACTCGCCCGCTCATTGCCACCTCGGCTTGGAAACCCTCTTCCAACTCGGTCATCGCTCACTGA